The Pseudomonas azotoformans genome has a segment encoding these proteins:
- a CDS encoding metalloregulator ArsR/SmtB family transcription factor, with product MSDSLSPPTLFKCLADATRARLTLLILREGELCVCELIHALDDSQPKISRHLAQLRSCGLLQDRRQGQWIYYRINPALPEWVTQVLHTTLQANQPWLHSDAQRLDAMGDRPQRASTCC from the coding sequence ATGTCGGACTCCCTCTCCCCGCCCACCCTCTTCAAATGCCTGGCCGATGCCACCCGTGCCCGCCTGACATTACTGATCCTGCGTGAAGGCGAACTTTGCGTGTGCGAACTGATCCATGCCTTGGACGACAGCCAGCCGAAAATCTCCCGGCACCTGGCGCAACTGCGCAGTTGCGGGTTGCTGCAGGACCGTCGTCAGGGTCAGTGGATCTACTACCGCATCAACCCCGCGTTGCCCGAGTGGGTGACGCAGGTGCTGCACACCACCTTGCAAGCCAACCAGCCATGGTTGCACAGCGACGCACAGCGTCTGGATGCAATGGGCGACAGACCACAACGGGCCAGCACTTGCTGCTGA
- a CDS encoding arsenate reductase ArsC — MKVLFMCTANSCRSILSEAMFNHLAPEGFEAISSGSFPKGQVLPRSLSTLQAAGISTDGLYSKGNDAFEDSPPDVVITVCDKAAGEACPVYFGPAVKAHWGLEDPSDVQGDDARVQAAFDATLKTIATRCRAFFILPFAELSPTELKAELARIAEL, encoded by the coding sequence ATGAAAGTCCTGTTCATGTGTACCGCCAACAGCTGCCGCAGCATCTTGTCCGAAGCGATGTTCAATCACCTGGCGCCGGAAGGTTTCGAGGCGATCAGCTCCGGCAGCTTTCCCAAGGGCCAGGTCCTGCCGCGCAGCCTGAGCACCTTGCAGGCCGCCGGCATCAGCACCGACGGCTTGTACAGCAAGGGCAACGACGCGTTCGAAGACAGCCCGCCGGACGTGGTGATTACCGTATGCGACAAGGCCGCCGGCGAAGCGTGCCCGGTGTATTTCGGGCCAGCGGTAAAAGCGCACTGGGGGTTGGAAGACCCATCGGATGTACAGGGCGACGATGCGAGAGTGCAGGCGGCATTCGACGCCACGCTGAAGACCATTGCCACTCGCTGCCGGGCGTTTTTTATCCTGCCGTTTGCCGAACTCAGCCCAACTGAACTCAAGGCAGAACTCGCTCGAATTGCCGAGCTGTAA
- the arsH gene encoding arsenical resistance protein ArsH: MTTLPNLDLSLFPSNADGSSQPPRILLLYGSTRERSFSRLLVEEAARLLQHFGAQTRIFNPSGLPLPDDAPSDHPKVQELLELMQWSEGQVWCSPERHGSMSAVFKAQLDWVPLALGAVRPTQGKTLAVMQVSGGSQSFNTVNQLRVLGRWMRMFTIPNQSSVPKAFMEFDDQDRMKPSILYDRVVDVMEELVKFTLLLRERPDLVDRYSERKESADELSQRVNQRSI, from the coding sequence ATGACCACCCTGCCCAACCTGGACCTGTCGCTGTTCCCGTCAAACGCGGACGGCTCGTCCCAACCACCGCGTATCCTGCTGCTCTACGGATCGACCCGAGAGCGCTCGTTCAGCCGCCTGCTGGTGGAAGAAGCCGCGCGCCTGTTGCAGCACTTCGGCGCGCAAACGCGCATCTTCAACCCCAGCGGTTTACCACTGCCGGATGACGCCCCCAGCGATCACCCCAAGGTACAAGAACTGCTGGAACTGATGCAGTGGTCTGAAGGCCAGGTGTGGTGCTCGCCCGAGCGCCACGGTTCAATGTCAGCGGTGTTCAAGGCACAGCTCGACTGGGTGCCGCTGGCCCTTGGCGCGGTGCGCCCGACCCAAGGTAAAACCCTGGCGGTGATGCAGGTGTCCGGCGGCTCCCAGTCCTTCAATACGGTTAATCAGTTGCGCGTGCTGGGGCGCTGGATGCGCATGTTCACCATCCCCAATCAATCCTCGGTGCCCAAGGCCTTCATGGAGTTCGACGATCAGGACCGCATGAAACCTTCCATCCTGTACGACCGCGTGGTCGATGTAATGGAGGAACTGGTGAAGTTCACCTTGCTGCTGCGCGAACGCCCGGACCTGGTAGACCGCTATTCGGAGCGCAAGGAAAGCGCCGACGAACTCTCGCAGCGTGTCAATCAACGGTCGATTTGA
- a CDS encoding helix-turn-helix transcriptional regulator, which produces MSAVRHAWLGHYEISSTACTGLTFARHSHDECVIGVNLLGEEKVWLDRREFNAGPGSITLYNPGQIQGGGAADGAPWHFVSLYATADQLAADVGLGHLEFDRSLCFQPDLALRLAPAIKGALSNDTLVRELNEEALVLLLGEVVNISGVRLPGSTGTGKPLISRAQELLSEQLHQPLTLDHLGAEVGLSKFHLLRAFQKETGLTPREWAMQLRTRRAKGLLRNGMAASEVAHQLGFADQSHLNRHFRSAYGITPGLYQNAVKR; this is translated from the coding sequence ATGAGCGCCGTGCGACACGCCTGGCTGGGCCACTATGAAATCAGCAGCACCGCCTGCACCGGCCTGACCTTTGCCCGCCATAGCCATGATGAATGCGTGATCGGCGTGAACCTGCTGGGCGAAGAGAAAGTCTGGCTCGACCGTCGGGAATTCAACGCCGGGCCCGGCTCCATCACCTTGTACAACCCCGGCCAGATTCAGGGCGGCGGCGCGGCGGACGGCGCGCCCTGGCACTTTGTGAGCCTGTACGCCACGGCGGATCAATTAGCGGCGGACGTTGGGCTGGGGCACTTGGAGTTTGATCGTTCACTGTGCTTCCAACCCGACCTTGCGCTGCGACTGGCGCCGGCGATCAAGGGCGCGTTGAGTAACGACACGCTGGTTCGCGAACTGAATGAAGAGGCGTTGGTGCTGCTGTTGGGGGAAGTGGTGAATATCAGCGGTGTGCGTCTGCCAGGCAGCACCGGCACCGGCAAGCCTCTGATCAGTCGCGCCCAGGAACTGCTTTCCGAGCAACTGCATCAACCCTTGACGCTGGACCACCTTGGCGCTGAAGTGGGCCTCTCCAAATTCCACCTGCTGCGCGCCTTCCAGAAAGAAACCGGGCTGACGCCCCGTGAGTGGGCCATGCAACTGCGCACGCGCCGCGCCAAGGGCCTATTGCGCAACGGCATGGCCGCTTCCGAGGTCGCTCATCAGCTGGGCTTTGCCGATCAAAGCCACCTCAATCGGCACTTTCGCTCCGCCTACGGCATCACGCCGGGCCTTTATCAAAACGCTGTTAAACGCTGA
- a CDS encoding LysE family transporter codes for MLTIFFYAVVFGFVFCLSPGAVLAETLRRGLLHGFTPALLVQFGSLVGDAVWAVIGLTGIALLIQHDAVRVPLTVVCAVYLAWLGIRSLIDAWKLPESDDAPASTRQNALATGAAISLANPKNIVYWGALGSALSGIVGTTPSHGQTLMFFAGFMLASVLSCFLIAGLVNMLRQNASPLWQRISYGTCGVVLIYLAVLAAQGI; via the coding sequence ATGTTGACGATCTTCTTTTACGCAGTGGTATTCGGTTTTGTGTTCTGCCTCTCACCCGGCGCGGTGTTGGCAGAGACTTTGCGCCGTGGCTTGCTGCACGGCTTCACACCGGCCCTGCTGGTGCAGTTTGGCTCACTGGTGGGCGATGCGGTGTGGGCAGTGATCGGCCTGACCGGGATCGCTTTGCTGATCCAACATGATGCCGTGCGCGTGCCGCTGACGGTGGTCTGTGCGGTGTACCTGGCCTGGCTCGGCATTCGCAGCCTGATCGACGCCTGGAAGCTACCTGAGTCAGACGATGCACCCGCCAGCACTCGGCAAAACGCACTGGCCACCGGGGCGGCGATCTCCCTGGCCAACCCGAAAAACATTGTTTACTGGGGCGCGTTGGGCAGCGCGTTGTCGGGCATCGTCGGCACCACGCCCAGCCACGGGCAGACGCTGATGTTCTTTGCTGGGTTCATGCTCGCGTCGGTGTTGTCGTGCTTTCTGATCGCGGGGCTGGTCAATATGTTGCGCCAGAACGCGTCACCGTTGTGGCAACGTATCAGTTATGGCACCTGTGGCGTGGTATTGATCTATCTGGCCGTTCTGGCCGCACAGGGTATCTAA
- the mgtA gene encoding magnesium-translocating P-type ATPase, producing MSAVKNPPLHKKNGTDADTKLSMRAAREAHNGLSATLANVRATQDGLTELDASARLQREGYNEVAHDKPPHAIVQFLQALNNPFIYVLLTLAGISFFTDCWLPMQEGEDADPTKVIIIMTMVLLSSLLRFWQEHRSAKSAEALKAMVRTTATVLRREQVGSQPTLREVPMRELVAGDIVQLSAGDMIPADIRLIESRDLFISQAVLTGEALPVEKYDTLGNVTQKSAGPVVADQGNLLDLPNICFMGTNVVSGRAKAVVVATGPRTYFGSLAKAIVGSRVQTAFDRGVNSVSWLLIRFMLVMVPIVFLLNGFSKGDWGDAFLFALAVAVGLTPEMLPMIVSANLAKGATAMAKRKVVVKRLNAIQNFGSMDVLCTDKTGTLTQDKIILEHHVNAFGQRDDAVLSLAWLNSHHQSGMKNLMDQAVVEFSEQNPKFKVPFAYSKIDELPFDFVRRRLSIVVKDAADDQLLVCKGAVEEMLSISTHVMEAGAAVPLDDRRREELLAIANDYNEDGFRVLVVATRHIPKSMARQQYTTADERNLVIQGFLTFLDPPKETAGPAIAALQQIGVAIKVLTGDNAVVTSKICRQVGLDPGQPLLGAEIEAMDDATLLRRVEERTVFAKLTPLQKSRVLKALQANGHTVGFLGDGINDAPALRDADVGISVDTATDIAKESADIILLEKSLMVLEEGVLKGRETFGNIMKYLNMTASSNFGNVFSVLVASAFIPFLPMLSIHLLLQNLMYDISQLALPWDKMDKEYLAKPRKWDAKNIGRFMIWIGPTSSIFDITTFALMWFVFAANSVEVQTLFQSGWFIEGLLSQTLVVHMLRTRKIPFFQSTAAWPVLMMTCVVIVLGIYVPFSPLGTLVGLQPLPLAYFPWLVGTLLSYCCVAQLMKTIYIRRFKQWY from the coding sequence ATGAGCGCCGTAAAAAACCCGCCTCTGCACAAAAAGAATGGCACCGACGCCGACACCAAACTGTCGATGCGTGCCGCCCGCGAAGCCCACAACGGCCTGTCGGCCACCCTGGCGAACGTACGTGCCACCCAGGACGGCTTGACCGAACTGGACGCCTCCGCTCGCCTGCAACGCGAAGGCTACAACGAAGTCGCCCACGACAAGCCGCCTCACGCCATCGTCCAGTTCCTGCAGGCACTGAATAACCCCTTTATCTACGTGCTGCTGACACTGGCCGGTATCAGTTTCTTCACCGACTGCTGGCTGCCGATGCAGGAAGGCGAAGACGCCGACCCGACCAAAGTCATCATCATCATGACCATGGTGCTGCTCAGCAGCCTGTTGCGCTTCTGGCAGGAACACCGTTCGGCTAAATCTGCCGAAGCCCTGAAAGCCATGGTTCGCACCACGGCCACCGTGTTGCGCCGTGAGCAGGTAGGTTCGCAACCGACCCTGCGCGAAGTGCCGATGCGCGAATTGGTGGCCGGCGATATCGTGCAGCTGTCGGCCGGCGACATGATCCCGGCGGACATCCGCCTGATCGAATCCCGCGACCTGTTCATCAGCCAGGCCGTGCTGACCGGCGAAGCCTTGCCGGTGGAAAAGTACGACACCCTGGGTAATGTCACGCAGAAATCCGCCGGACCGGTGGTGGCCGACCAGGGCAACCTGCTGGACCTGCCGAACATTTGCTTCATGGGCACCAACGTGGTCAGTGGCCGTGCAAAAGCGGTGGTAGTCGCCACCGGGCCGCGCACCTACTTTGGCTCCCTGGCCAAGGCAATTGTCGGTTCGCGGGTGCAAACCGCGTTCGACCGCGGGGTAAACAGCGTCAGCTGGTTGCTGATCCGTTTCATGCTGGTGATGGTGCCGATCGTGTTCCTGCTCAACGGCTTCTCCAAGGGCGACTGGGGCGATGCCTTCCTGTTTGCCCTGGCGGTGGCCGTCGGCCTCACCCCGGAAATGCTGCCGATGATCGTCAGCGCCAACCTGGCCAAGGGCGCCACCGCCATGGCCAAGCGCAAAGTGGTGGTCAAGCGCCTCAACGCAATCCAGAACTTTGGTTCGATGGACGTGCTGTGCACCGACAAGACCGGCACCCTGACCCAGGACAAGATCATCCTCGAACATCACGTCAACGCCTTTGGTCAACGTGATGATGCGGTGCTGTCCCTGGCCTGGCTCAACAGCCATCACCAGAGCGGCATGAAGAACCTGATGGACCAGGCGGTGGTGGAGTTTTCGGAGCAGAACCCGAAGTTCAAGGTGCCGTTCGCCTACAGCAAGATCGATGAATTGCCGTTCGACTTCGTGCGTCGTCGCCTGTCGATCGTGGTCAAGGATGCCGCCGACGACCAACTGCTGGTGTGCAAAGGCGCTGTGGAAGAGATGCTGAGCATTTCCACTCACGTCATGGAGGCCGGCGCCGCCGTGCCGCTGGATGATCGTCGCCGTGAAGAACTGCTCGCGATTGCCAACGACTATAACGAAGACGGGTTCCGTGTGCTGGTGGTCGCCACCCGCCACATTCCTAAATCCATGGCACGTCAGCAGTACACCACTGCCGATGAGCGCAACCTGGTGATCCAGGGCTTCCTGACCTTCCTTGATCCACCGAAGGAAACTGCCGGCCCTGCGATTGCGGCACTGCAACAGATCGGCGTGGCGATCAAGGTACTGACCGGCGACAACGCCGTGGTCACCAGCAAGATCTGCCGCCAGGTCGGTCTCGATCCAGGCCAGCCGCTGCTGGGGGCTGAAATCGAAGCCATGGACGACGCCACGCTGCTGCGCCGTGTGGAAGAACGCACCGTGTTCGCCAAGCTGACACCGCTGCAGAAGTCACGCGTGCTCAAGGCGCTGCAAGCCAACGGCCACACTGTGGGTTTCCTGGGTGATGGGATCAACGATGCACCGGCACTGCGCGACGCCGACGTGGGTATCTCGGTCGACACGGCCACCGATATCGCCAAGGAATCGGCCGACATCATCCTGCTGGAAAAGAGCCTGATGGTGCTGGAAGAAGGCGTGCTCAAGGGCCGCGAAACCTTCGGTAATATCATGAAGTACCTGAACATGACCGCCAGCTCCAACTTCGGCAACGTGTTCTCGGTGCTGGTGGCCAGTGCATTCATCCCATTCCTGCCGATGCTGTCGATTCACCTGTTGCTGCAGAACCTGATGTACGACATCTCCCAGCTGGCTTTGCCGTGGGACAAGATGGACAAGGAGTACCTGGCCAAGCCGCGTAAGTGGGATGCGAAGAACATCGGCCGGTTCATGATCTGGATCGGGCCGACCTCGTCGATCTTCGACATCACCACCTTTGCGCTGATGTGGTTCGTGTTCGCGGCCAACAGTGTGGAAGTGCAGACCCTGTTCCAGTCCGGCTGGTTCATCGAGGGGCTGCTCTCGCAAACCCTGGTCGTGCACATGCTGCGGACCCGCAAGATCCCGTTCTTCCAGAGCACCGCCGCGTGGCCGGTGTTGATGATGACCTGTGTGGTGATCGTGCTGGGGATCTACGTGCCGTTCTCGCCACTGGGCACCCTGGTCGGCCTGCAACCGCTGCCGCTGGCGTACTTCCCATGGCTGGTGGGCACCCTGCTCAGCTACTGCTGCGTGGCCCAACTGATGAAGACGATCTACATCCGCCGCTTCAAGCAGTGGTACTGA
- a CDS encoding DUF2493 domain-containing protein yields the protein MRVLICAGRHYADTKMSRQVLDAYHRLRPVQVLIHGGNQFLGSDVEEWARELGIDVVRYPPNWQRHGKQAERQRNHFMLTDSRPDVVIALPGGDDTSELVCQAKASGISVLTVES from the coding sequence ATGCGCGTCTTGATCTGTGCAGGTCGTCATTACGCCGACACCAAAATGTCCCGCCAAGTGCTGGACGCTTACCACCGCCTGCGCCCGGTGCAGGTATTGATCCACGGCGGCAACCAATTTCTCGGCAGCGACGTCGAGGAATGGGCGCGGGAATTGGGCATCGACGTGGTGCGCTACCCGCCCAACTGGCAACGCCACGGCAAGCAGGCGGAACGCCAGCGCAACCATTTCATGCTGACCGACAGCCGCCCAGACGTGGTCATCGCCCTGCCCGGCGGGGACGACACCTCTGAGCTGGTCTGCCAGGCCAAAGCCAGCGGCATTTCGGTGCTGACCGTAGAAAGCTGA
- a CDS encoding tellurite resistance TerB family protein, producing MNTSDLLEQLLRAGQGGSASSGGLGGLLGGLLKGAGTGNASAGGGLGGLLGGLGGMLGGATGTRPAQGRSGGMNYAALASLGMAAFQAYQAWQRQQATAPQQAFQTVDQLDGPAAEAHSHAVLRALIAAAKADGRIDEQEQALISSELGRHTDDPQLQQWLDAEVAKPLDAADFAEFASDPAVAAEVYLASVMLVDDQQDAERNYLDDLAGQLHIDPQLQLHLEQQAKS from the coding sequence ATGAACACCAGCGATTTACTCGAACAACTCCTGCGCGCCGGGCAAGGCGGCAGTGCGTCATCCGGCGGACTGGGTGGACTGCTTGGTGGGTTACTGAAGGGCGCCGGCACAGGCAATGCATCAGCCGGTGGCGGTCTGGGTGGTTTATTGGGAGGGCTGGGTGGCATGTTGGGTGGCGCCACGGGCACTCGTCCCGCTCAAGGGCGTTCCGGCGGGATGAACTACGCTGCGTTGGCCTCACTCGGTATGGCGGCATTCCAGGCCTACCAAGCCTGGCAACGCCAGCAGGCCACTGCGCCGCAGCAAGCCTTCCAGACAGTAGACCAGCTCGACGGCCCCGCAGCCGAAGCCCACAGCCATGCGGTATTACGTGCCTTGATTGCCGCCGCGAAAGCCGATGGGCGCATTGATGAGCAAGAACAGGCGCTGATTTCCAGTGAGCTGGGCCGCCATACCGACGACCCGCAACTGCAACAGTGGCTCGACGCCGAAGTCGCCAAGCCCTTGGATGCCGCGGATTTCGCCGAGTTCGCCAGCGACCCGGCTGTGGCGGCCGAGGTGTACCTGGCCAGTGTGATGTTGGTGGACGATCAGCAGGACGCCGAGCGTAACTATCTGGATGACCTGGCGGGGCAGTTGCACATCGACCCGCAATTGCAACTGCACCTGGAACAACAAGCCAAGTCCTAG
- a CDS encoding DinB family protein, with translation MNRTEHIALMANYNQWMNRKLYDAALTLTDAELAMDRQAFFGSILGTLNHLVLGDSVWLKRFAQHPAGFSALAPMQAVATPADLKHLAFADIRELATYRTWLDQLIVDWSHTVQETDLDHRLHYSNMRGVTADKDFFSLLVHFFNHQTHHRGQATTLLTQAGLDVGTTDLLALID, from the coding sequence GTGAACCGGACTGAGCACATCGCACTGATGGCGAATTACAACCAGTGGATGAACCGCAAGCTCTATGACGCGGCCCTGACATTGACGGACGCGGAGCTGGCGATGGACCGACAGGCGTTTTTCGGCTCGATCCTCGGCACCCTGAACCACCTGGTGCTGGGCGATAGCGTCTGGCTCAAGCGTTTTGCGCAGCATCCAGCAGGCTTTTCAGCACTGGCTCCGATGCAGGCTGTTGCTACGCCTGCTGATCTCAAGCATCTGGCCTTCGCGGATATACGCGAGCTGGCAACCTATCGCACCTGGCTGGATCAATTGATCGTCGATTGGAGCCACACCGTGCAGGAGACCGACCTGGACCATCGCCTGCATTACAGCAACATGCGCGGCGTCACGGCCGATAAGGACTTCTTCAGCCTGCTCGTACACTTCTTCAATCACCAAACCCACCACCGGGGCCAGGCCACGACCTTGCTGACCCAGGCAGGCTTGGATGTGGGCACTACGGACTTGCTGGCGCTGATCGACTGA
- a CDS encoding GFA family protein, whose translation MSVETLPYEGSCRCERVRFSVSAAPVITMACHCTGCQKMSSSAFSLSALIPASGFTVIQGCPVIGGMQGVDRHYFCPHCMSWLFTRPHGIDEFVNVRAALLDNASGYVPYMETWTREKLPWASTPAVESFAQLPEPQEFARLMQAYAEFSRSAPASP comes from the coding sequence ATGAGCGTCGAGACCCTGCCATACGAGGGCAGTTGCCGTTGTGAGCGTGTGCGCTTCAGCGTGAGTGCCGCCCCGGTGATCACCATGGCTTGCCACTGTACCGGCTGCCAGAAGATGTCTTCCAGTGCGTTCTCACTGAGCGCATTGATTCCCGCCAGCGGTTTCACGGTCATCCAGGGTTGCCCTGTGATCGGCGGTATGCAGGGCGTGGATCGCCACTATTTCTGCCCCCATTGCATGAGCTGGTTGTTCACGCGGCCCCACGGCATCGATGAGTTCGTCAACGTGCGCGCCGCCTTGCTGGATAACGCCAGCGGTTACGTGCCTTACATGGAGACCTGGACTCGCGAGAAGCTGCCTTGGGCCTCCACTCCGGCGGTGGAAAGCTTTGCGCAGCTGCCCGAGCCTCAGGAATTTGCGCGCTTGATGCAGGCCTACGCCGAGTTCAGTCGATCAGCGCCAGCAAGTCCGTAG
- a CDS encoding DsbA family oxidoreductase, with the protein MTRPVSIDFVSDVMCPWCALGAVALQQAIANLAGEVAVELTFKPFELNPDMPPEGENAVEHMMRKYGRTFAEVAARNVMVIDRGNALGFTFDLAKRTHFYNSFDAHRLLYWSVAQGRQVALKHILFKAHFSDGENISSRDTLVRLAGEAGLSTARAQGVLDSGEFAVEVRELEDFYRRRGINAVPAMVLNGRHLVAGSQSVEEYEQAIRQVAVAP; encoded by the coding sequence GTGACTCGCCCTGTCAGCATCGACTTCGTGTCGGATGTGATGTGCCCTTGGTGTGCACTCGGCGCTGTGGCGCTGCAACAGGCCATCGCGAACCTGGCGGGCGAAGTTGCCGTGGAGCTGACCTTCAAACCCTTCGAGCTGAACCCGGACATGCCGCCTGAGGGCGAAAACGCTGTCGAACACATGATGCGTAAATATGGCCGCACCTTTGCCGAAGTCGCCGCGCGTAATGTCATGGTGATCGACCGCGGTAACGCCTTGGGCTTCACGTTCGACTTGGCGAAGCGTACGCACTTCTACAACTCCTTTGACGCCCACCGTCTGTTGTATTGGTCGGTGGCGCAGGGTCGCCAAGTTGCACTGAAGCACATTCTGTTCAAGGCGCATTTCAGTGATGGGGAGAATATCAGCAGCCGCGACACCTTAGTGCGTCTTGCTGGTGAGGCGGGGCTCTCCACGGCACGCGCTCAAGGGGTGCTGGACAGTGGGGAGTTCGCCGTTGAAGTCCGTGAGCTTGAAGATTTTTACCGCAGGCGCGGGATCAACGCTGTCCCGGCCATGGTACTGAATGGGCGTCACCTGGTGGCTGGCTCACAGTCCGTCGAGGAATACGAACAAGCCATCAGGCAAGTAGCGGTTGCGCCGTGA
- a CDS encoding MFS transporter, with protein MLHTAISQSDPRRWAMFAVLLVGAFLPPLDFFIVNVALPSIRDALGGSASAEQLVISSYAALYAVTLITGGRLGDLYGRGRVFLCGLVGFAAASVLCGFAGSPWVLVAGRALQGVTAAVMAPQALASVQAIFPESEKPLALSLYGAVFGLASVIGQTLGGILISLDPMGLGWRAIFLVNLPVAALVLLFGIPLLKDVKLRHTTQLDLGGMALSVACLGALIVPLTVGREAGWPWWSWLSLLAVPVLARLFWRYETHLSRSGGVPLIAPAALTAPKLGRALLVALLFYSIGVFFLLFSVYLQQALHTSALSAGLVFLPFGAGFLVGPLLTPLGRRILGGYVNPLGMALESIGLLALVWLIAATPVGAPLAPVGLGATLFVIGLGQGLALPTLMRMVTGSVAPAYSGMIAGIASSTLQVSTALSVAVIGGVFYTVLGSRTDPAAITHAFIVANLCIAVCLAAGAGLGVTLAWRSAAYTPRHVR; from the coding sequence ATGTTGCACACTGCTATTTCCCAGTCTGACCCACGCCGCTGGGCGATGTTTGCGGTTTTGCTGGTCGGCGCGTTCCTGCCGCCGCTGGATTTTTTTATCGTCAATGTCGCACTGCCGTCGATCCGCGACGCGTTGGGCGGCTCGGCCTCCGCCGAGCAGCTAGTCATTTCCTCGTATGCCGCGCTGTATGCAGTGACACTGATCACCGGAGGGCGGCTTGGGGACCTCTACGGAAGAGGCCGCGTGTTTCTTTGCGGCCTGGTGGGTTTTGCGGCCGCCTCGGTGCTGTGCGGTTTTGCCGGGTCGCCATGGGTGTTGGTCGCCGGACGCGCCTTGCAGGGCGTCACGGCCGCCGTCATGGCCCCGCAGGCGCTGGCGTCGGTGCAGGCGATTTTTCCCGAGTCGGAAAAGCCGCTGGCGCTCAGCTTATATGGTGCTGTCTTCGGCCTGGCCTCCGTGATCGGCCAGACACTGGGCGGCATCTTGATTTCCCTCGATCCCATGGGTTTGGGCTGGCGGGCGATTTTCCTGGTCAACTTGCCGGTGGCGGCGCTGGTCTTGCTGTTTGGCATTCCCCTGCTGAAGGACGTGAAATTGCGTCATACCACGCAATTGGACCTCGGCGGCATGGCGTTGTCGGTTGCCTGCCTCGGCGCGCTCATCGTACCGTTGACCGTGGGCAGGGAAGCAGGCTGGCCGTGGTGGTCTTGGTTGTCGCTGCTTGCCGTACCGGTATTGGCGCGGTTGTTCTGGCGCTATGAAACTCACCTGAGCCGTTCCGGCGGCGTGCCGCTGATTGCGCCCGCCGCGTTGACCGCCCCCAAGTTGGGCCGCGCACTGCTGGTTGCATTGCTGTTTTACTCAATTGGCGTGTTCTTTCTGTTGTTTTCGGTATACCTGCAGCAGGCGTTGCACACCTCTGCGCTGAGCGCCGGCTTGGTGTTCCTGCCATTTGGCGCAGGGTTCCTGGTCGGCCCCCTGTTGACCCCGTTGGGGCGGCGCATACTCGGCGGCTATGTCAATCCGCTCGGCATGGCGCTGGAGTCCATCGGGTTGCTTGCGCTGGTCTGGCTCATCGCTGCGACACCCGTCGGTGCGCCACTGGCGCCGGTGGGGCTGGGAGCGACTCTGTTTGTGATTGGCCTGGGGCAAGGGCTGGCCCTGCCGACGTTGATGCGCATGGTCACCGGCAGCGTTGCGCCGGCCTATTCGGGCATGATTGCCGGCATCGCCAGTTCGACCCTGCAAGTCAGCACGGCCCTCAGCGTCGCCGTAATTGGCGGGGTGTTCTATACCGTTCTCGGTTCGCGCACCGATCCAGCCGCGATCACCCACGCCTTCATCGTTGCGAACCTGTGCATTGCCGTTTGCCTGGCCGCTGGTGCCGGCTTGGGCGTTACGCTCGCTTGGCGATCCGCCGCCTACACACCCCGCCATGTCAGGTAA
- a CDS encoding nuclear transport factor 2 family protein has translation MLRTIWHADAVLDLPGFGEGAGPEGIVAMAHNNWRKMPHMHHWMANPLIRIEGDVATATVAADCLFHDIEKGPVQVSGLYHDCFERRESQWLFTARRFELHFLTPLENWKPIAGSEAFGGI, from the coding sequence TTGTTACGCACGATCTGGCATGCCGACGCTGTTCTGGACCTGCCAGGCTTCGGCGAAGGCGCTGGCCCGGAGGGTATTGTCGCGATGGCACACAACAACTGGCGAAAGATGCCCCACATGCACCATTGGATGGCCAACCCGCTGATTCGTATCGAGGGTGATGTCGCCACGGCAACCGTCGCAGCTGACTGCTTGTTTCATGACATCGAAAAAGGTCCGGTGCAGGTGAGCGGCCTTTATCACGATTGCTTCGAACGACGCGAAAGCCAATGGCTGTTTACGGCACGACGCTTTGAACTGCACTTTTTGACGCCACTGGAAAACTGGAAGCCCATCGCGGGTTCGGAAGCGTTCGGCGGTATTTGA